From one Streptomyces sp. SCSIO 30461 genomic stretch:
- a CDS encoding (deoxy)nucleoside triphosphate pyrophosphohydrolase, whose product MTDRVTARVVVAAAVCERGRLLAARRSAPPELAGRWELPGGKLEPGETSEQALVRELREELGVEAEPIERVPGEWPLGPGYVLQVWTARLLRGEPEPLEDHDELRWLSPDELDTVDWLPQDRPAVDAAVLRLP is encoded by the coding sequence ATGACGGATCGTGTGACAGCCCGCGTCGTGGTGGCGGCAGCGGTGTGCGAGCGAGGACGGCTGCTCGCCGCGCGCCGGAGCGCGCCGCCTGAGCTCGCCGGTCGCTGGGAGCTGCCCGGCGGCAAGCTGGAGCCGGGTGAGACCTCCGAGCAGGCGCTCGTGCGTGAGCTGCGCGAGGAGCTGGGCGTCGAGGCGGAACCGATCGAACGGGTCCCCGGCGAATGGCCGCTCGGGCCCGGCTATGTGCTCCAGGTGTGGACCGCCCGGCTGCTGCGGGGCGAACCCGAGCCGCTGGAAGACCACGACGAGCTGCGCTGGCTCTCGCCCGATGAGCTGGACACCGTGGACTGGCTGCCCCAGGACCGCCCCGCGGTCGACGCCGCGGTGCTGCGGCTTCCCTGA
- a CDS encoding ATP-binding protein: MIGVSDTLGDVAEWTFPGAPGAVRAARHAVRDTLRSWDLDGLSDVTELLVSELVTNSLRYASGPIGVRLARLRVDGVSRDGVSRDGVSRDGARPGGGAPASRSALLVEVSDPLPDPPLERPAGPDDEGGRGIKLVACTARRWGTRRGRAGKTVWFELPLPG; encoded by the coding sequence GTGATCGGTGTGAGCGACACCCTTGGCGACGTCGCCGAGTGGACCTTCCCTGGCGCGCCCGGTGCCGTTCGCGCCGCACGCCACGCGGTCCGCGACACGTTGCGCAGCTGGGACCTGGACGGCCTCAGCGATGTGACCGAACTGCTGGTCAGCGAGCTTGTGACCAATTCCCTTCGGTACGCGTCCGGCCCGATCGGCGTCCGCCTCGCCCGGCTCAGAGTGGACGGGGTCAGCAGGGACGGGGTCAGCAGGGACGGGGTCAGCAGGGACGGGGCCCGCCCGGGCGGCGGCGCCCCGGCATCCCGCTCGGCGCTCCTGGTGGAAGTCAGCGACCCGCTCCCCGATCCGCCCCTGGAGCGCCCGGCAGGACCCGATGACGAAGGCGGGCGCGGAATCAAGCTCGTGGCCTGCACCGCCAGGCGGTGGGGCACACGTCGCGGAAGGGCGGGCAAGACGGTGTGGTTCGAGCTGCCTCTGCCTGGTTAG